Proteins found in one Fusarium keratoplasticum isolate Fu6.1 chromosome 12, whole genome shotgun sequence genomic segment:
- a CDS encoding AB hydrolase-1 domain-containing protein: protein MKFLTGLFYAVTATAFAAAKPDVRFGLVDPPPKLAQTVKTRYVKVNGDKLAYRRFGAKSGALPVVFLPNFRASMDIADPLLFNYIAGSREVILFDNAGVGHSEGVVANSIAKQGDTAADFLAAIGVKKANVFGFSMGGGVAQHVGINYPDLVEKLVLAGSIIGNGTGTREVAPGTFEKARQPEVSLEDILSLFFYPSETSEAAGIAWITRASERQVKGENRTASIQEPGTSSHLKAILDFTQNSTYFDQIKTIKAPVLVTNGKTDVLAPTINSFLLQQQLPNAQLHLYPDSGHGHLFQFPKQWVESLLYFLDA from the exons ATGAAATTCCTGACTGGTCTCTTCTACGCCGTAACGGCAACAGCCTTTGCCGCCGCCAA GCCTGATGTCCGCTTTGGACTCGTTGATCCCCCGCCCAAGTTGGCCCAGACCGTCAAGACGCGAtacgtcaaggtcaacggcgaCAAGCTCGCCTACCGTCGTTTCGGTGCCAAATCCGGTGCCCTCCCGGTCGTTTTCCTCCCTAACTTCCGCGCCAGCATGGATATTGCCGACCCGCTACTGTTCAACTACATTGCCGGATCCCGAGAGGTTATCCTCTTCGACAATGCCGGCGTCGGTCACAGCGAAGGCGTTGTCGCCAACTCGATCGCCAAGCAGGGTGACACAGCTGCGGACTTCCTCGCTGCCATTGGCGTCAAGAAGGCGAACGTGTTCGGTTTCTCTatgggtggtggtgttgcccAGCACGTCGGCATCAACTATCCtgacctcgtcgagaagtTGGTTTTGGCGGGCTCGATTATTGGAAACGGCACAGGTACGCGGGAGGTCGCCCCGGGAACATTTGAGAAAGCCAGGCAGCCTGAGGTCTCTCTTGAGGACATCTTGAGTCTGTTCTTCTATCCATCCGAGACGAGCGAGGCCGCAGGCATCGCCTGGATAACCCGAGCCTCCGAGCGCCAGGTCAAAGGCGAAAACAGGACGGCGTCAATCCAGGAGCCTGGCACTTCGTCGCACTTGAAGGCTATTTTAGATTTCACTCAAAACTCGACATATTTCGACCAGATCAAGACTATCAAGGCCCCCGTCTTGGTGACCAACGGCAAGACCGACGTCTTGGCACCTACAATTAACTCGTTTTtgctgcagcagcagctgccAAACGCTCAGCTTCACCTCTACCCCGACTCCGGCCATGGGCACCTCTTCCAGTTTCCCAAGCAGTGGGTCGAGTCACTTCTCTACTTCCTTGACGCTTGA